The genomic region CGATTAATAGGAGAAGTTAAAATTACTTAATGAGAATTTGCTTATTATATGCAATGCGCGATGACTGGGGAGATGAATCGGTTATCGCGCTCTTCGCTTCCGAGGTTTGGCTGCGGAGAAGGCATGGCGGCGGCTGTCTTCCGCATTTTGGGCCATCGCGTTTGCCTGAACAACGTCGCCCTTCGCGCGAAACGAATTCGCCAGCGCCATTTCCTGATGGTAACTGGCGTCCCACGCCGCCGCAAGATTTCGGTGATTCGTCAGCCGTCCCGTGATGCGAGCCTTCACGAGCCTTGGTCTGCGCCGAAGCGTTAAGCTTCTGGGATGGCGATCGTGAGGCAGGGCATGCGCCGTCATGGGCAAAGGCGAATGTTTGGTCACGTTCACTGCGGGTTTTGCGGCGGTTGCCGTCGCATGAGCGGCGGTTGCGGCCGGGTGCGTGGCCGCGCGTGGCGCGGGGAGGATCGGCGCGGGGACGGCCGTTTCGGGATGATTGACCAGGGGCGTCAGCGGCGTTTGAGTCGCGGGCAGCGGCGCAGGCGTGGCCGGCTTTTCCGACAGCGCCGTCAATTGTTTCGGATCCGAAGCCGGTATCGGCGTGGTTAATACGGCGTTTTGGCGAGTGATGGCCGCCGGTTTGGCGCCGCCGCCGATGCGCGCGGCGGTGGGCGAGAGGCGGGTGACGGCGAAAACCGTGGCGAGCGTCAGAGCGCCAAAGACGGCGGCGCCGACCAGCGGCCAGATGGTGCGCGGAGACCGCGCGGCTGTCCTCGTGGCGTTTGATTCGACAGCGGCGGCTTTCGGCGCCGTTACGATATTCGGGCTGGTTGTCGTGGGGGGCTCCGCGGCGCGCGGCGCCGTGAGCACCCGGACAAACTCGCCGCACGCGCTGAACCGCGCTTCGGGCGACTTGGCGAGGCTGCGCAGGAGCGCGTCACTGGTTGTCTGCGAGAGCGACGGCGCCAGATCGCGGGGCGTGGGCGGTTCGGAGTACACATGCGCCATCAGCAGCGCCATGGTCGTCGCCGGCTCCGGACCCTCAAAGGGCGTGCGCCCGCACAGCATTTCGTAGGCCACCACGCCGAACGAGTAGATATCCGCGCGGTAATCGACCGGCTGCTCGCTGGCCTGTTCAGGGGAGATATACTTCGGTGTGCCGACGATGCCGCCGGTTTGCGTGAGTCGGGCCGCCGCTTCCTCGGCCTGCACTCGGGCGATGCCGAAATCCACAAGTTTGACGGTATAGCCGCCGGACGGGAGATCTCCCAGCAGGATATTGGCGGGTTTGATATCGCGATGGATGACGCCTAAACTATGGGCGTAATCGATCGCTTCGGCGATCTGCTGGAGCAGCGGCGTGGCGTCGTCGAGCGTCAGCGGGCCGTGGCGGCGCAAGTGCTCGCCAAGATCGCGCCCTTCGATCAGCTCCATTGTGAAGTAGGGCTGGCTTCCGTTGCCGTCGCCGACCGAATAGATGGTGGCGATGTTTGGATGCTGGAGTTTGGCGGCGGTGCGGGCTTCCGAGAGAAAGCGCGCCACAATCGTCGCCTCGTGCGTCATCGAGTCCCGGAGTAGCTTGAGCGCTTCGTACCGGTGCAGCTCTGTGTGCCAGGCCTTATAGACCTGCGCCACGCTGCCCTCTCCGGTCAACTCATCCAGCCGATACGGTCCTAATTGTGTGCTTAATTCCATGGGATAGATCGCGGGCGGCGATATTCGATATCTATGATCGCCTGCCTTGCTATGATACCCAAAAAACGCGCATCGGCGCCGATTTATCGCCGGCTGGACACGGTCTGAAGCGCAAGCCATGAGATAGGGTCAACGCAAGTGTGGAGGACAGTTTGTGCGGCGCTTTTATATTCGAATATTTCTCATGCTGATGCTGCTGGCGCCCGGCGGAAAATATTGCCGCGCCGTTTCGCTGCAAGATCCATTTTCCTGGGCGATCCACGACCGCAGCACGTCGCCGTATTATCTCCTCGTCACCATTGTTGACGACACAACAGGTAAATCTCGGAAGTGCTGTATTTGCGCGACGTTTTTGGAAGGCGCCGTGATGACTCAGATGCGCCTGCCCGATGAACTTCAAAGCATGGACAAGGCGGCGCGGACGATCATCGAAAACAAATCTCGCACGTATCATTTCTCCAATCCAAAGGCGCTGGCGAATGTCGAGCCGCGATACTCCGAAGAGCAGTTGGCTGCGGCGCGCGAGCGTCTGAAGCCCTACACCAATGAGGATCTGCTCGGACGCCCGCAAAGCGATCAATCACGTCTCAAATTGAATTCGTTAGGATTGGCGCGCGATGCGGTTGCGTGTGTGCTATTGGAGCGCGGACTGTATGCTCGGCTGGGCGATGTACCCGGCGGAGTTTACGCCCTTAGTCCAAAGGATATTGCAGATGAGCAGCGTCAATTCGCAAAATGGCGTGAGAATGCAAGACAGGAATCATGGAGAGCCCATACCCTGGCGTGTCATTTGGACGGATACCACGCACTTGCGGAGAAATTCGTGCTTGTCGATTCTGATATCGGCGATATCAATTTGCTTCAATATTCTCTGTGCAGCGATATGACACGGCGTGGGCCGGCTTTGGTAGACGGGGCGCGCTGGTACGATCCCATCATAAACGAAAAGCCGAAATATGATTGGAATACTTTCCTGGAGAACTACCACCGCTCCGGTGTCGCCGCCGCGCGCCAGGCTTGGCTATCAGCGTGGAAGAGGAAATCTCACGGCTCCTTGGGGTTTACGAGTTTTGGCGGCAGCGGGATGGAAAACGGTGACGATATGGCAATCGCCATAAAAGCCTGGCGAAGAGGTGGGCTGGTCGGCCTGCCACGATTCCAATATGATCTGAGGCAGGGGCGAGAGTGGGTGGGAAGCGTGTATCTGGACACGAGCGGACGACAGGCGCTCGCATATAACGCAGGCGATCCTGAAGCGAATGCGAGTGATCCTAACCACATGCTCCCACCTCAGTTAGTCCCGAAGAACCGTGCGGCTCAGAATTGCCTGGGTATATTTTTTCGCCCTGTCAACGGGATCGAAGATTACTTTGTTATCGAATCGCGGGCCCGCCACAGTAAACAATGAACCCTGCGTTGCCGCAGGACTCGAAAATAGACTCTGGGATAATCAGATTACTACCGAGCCGTCGCGATCGCGGATACGGCGCCGTTCTGGTCGAAGTCGGTTTTGCTGAATGAAATCTCCGCCTTGCCTGCGGCGCCCGGAACTGACGGTACGGAGATTTCCGGCGCCGAGCTATATCCCGATCCGCCGTTTGTCACCACGTAACCGACCACCACGCCGTTCTTCACCAGCGCGTAACCTTCGGCCGGCTTTGTCGGCCACATCTCTCCACGGCTGCGGACATAGCGATAGTAATTCGAGACTTCATCCAGCCGCTCGTTCGTCACCCCATATTGGCTCAGCGCGTCCAGCAGCGCTTGTTTGTTCCGCTGCGCCTGATTCGGGTCCGGCCGGGTTCCCGCCGGCGCCGGACGGACATGGCGGAACGCCTCGCGAAATACATCCGGCGGCACGCCGAGCGCGCCCGCGACCAGCGCCACCGGCCGGCCGCGATCTCGCGGATCGGTCTCGTGCCCGCCCGAAAATACGATGGGCGCATGGACAGCGCCTGTATCTGCGGCGTTCGTGCGAGACGACAGCAAAAAGGATAGTGTGAGCGCCGCGCCCGCGAGAACGAACGCACTGTTCCGCCATGCTTTCGGCTTCGAAATATGGATCGACTTCATGATGTTTCCTTTGTGCTCCGCTGCAAAAGCGTGGTTATTGTACTGCTGGCATTATACAGCTGGGATTATGATGAATTCATGAAGCGCGTTGCTGGGATCTTCTATTTTTCCGACCGGCGGTGGCCGACGAGATCGATGCTTCCTGGATAGTCAGGATCCCATTTGACGCCCGCGTTCGGATTACCAATCTGGTCGCTGTTGGTTATTGAGGAGATATCGCTGCTGGGTGTGTTGTATTGTTCGCCGCCGACCAGGGAGCCGCTGGCGACGGCGACGTGATAGCAGCCGCCGCTTACGGTGGATTCGTAGCCGCTGGCGATGTTGCCGACGCCTCCGCTTACGGCGGCGCTGAAGTTTGCGGCTTTGTTGAAACAGCCGCCGGAGACCGCCGCGCCTTCATCGCCGGCCTTGTTGCCGACGCCGCCGCTAACCACCGCCTCCTGCGCGCTTGCCGCGTTGTGGTAACCTCCGCTGACTGAGGAGAATACGCCGTCCGCCATGTTGTAGTCGCCTCCGCTGACGGATGCGCAGTTGGCGATCGCGTTGTTGGTATAGCCGCCTGTCACCGTGGCGTAAAGGCCGCTGGCGATATTGTGGCTTCCGCCTATGACCGAGGCGTAGGGCGCGGCAATCGCGTTGCTGACGCCGGCTACGATCCCGCCGTAAGAGGGATAGTTATTGGCGTCGCCCAGAATCAGATTGTGGCTGCCGGCGCGCGCCTGATCGAATTCCGCGCTTGGCGCATTGTAGCCGACGATCAAATTCCCAAGGCCGGAGGCGCTCGCTGTTTTGCCGCTTCCATCCACGATATGCACGTTGACGCCGGTGAACGTCAAATCGGCGCCGGAGACGCTCATGGACGCTGTCCGCGTTTGCAGCGTATGGATCGTGGTCTCGTCGTCGGCCAGCTTGCTCCGCAGGCTGGCGATCGTTTCGTCCTGCGCGCGGATGGCGGCTTCGGCGGAGGCCATCGCGCGCTGAAGCGCACCGATCTGCGCGGCAAGACTCATCTGCGGGTTTTGCGCCTGAACGGGAGTGGGTTGGAGAAGCGACATTGCTCCCAGAGCGGACAAGAAGCCGATGGACATCAGCCCGAAGTTTCGGCAGGATCGAATCAGTGACGCCGGGACGGTATTCATAAACGTAACCTTTCCATGGTATTCGCAGGCGGCGGCCATCGGCGCGTTGCTCTTCGGCCAGGTAAAGCGGTCCGAAGAACGGATCGGAGCGGCTTGTATGCATACAGTCTAATCCTCTTCCCTTAACCAATCCTTAACAGATTGTCGAGAAGTCTTTTATTCGAGGCGCATTGGGCGAAATCCAGGTAAAATACGCTCACAATCGGTGTGAAATCTTGTGTTGCCTTTCGGGGAGAAGCGCTTTTGGACCCGCGATGCCGGATCAACCTGCTGGGGCCGCTGTGCGTCATTCAGGCGCACCAGACTGTGACCCGTTTTCGCACGCAAAAGGCCGCCGCGCTTCTTGCCTATTTCGCGCTGCGCCCCGGCCCGCATGCGCGCGAGCAAGTCATCGATCTCTTCTGGCCGGAGATGGATCTTGCCGCCGGGCGCGGCAACCTCAGCACAACGCTCAGTGGTTTGCGCCGTCGTCTTGAACCGCCCGGGATCCGTCCGGGCAGCGTGCTGGTAACCACGCACGCGCAGGTCGGACTGGACCCTGCGGCCGTGACGACCGATGTGGTCGAGTTCGAGCGGTTCTGCGCCGAGGGCGAGACCGCCGCAAGCCCGGACAAGGTTATCTCACTTCTGAACCGCGCCGTCAACTTGTATGCGGGTGATTTTCAGGAGGGCAACTTCCAGGATTGGGCCGTGCGTGAATCGGAGAGGCTGCACGCGCGGCTGGTGTCGGCGCTGGACCGCCTGGGAGAAGCCTATGAGACGCTGGAGCGTTTTGCGGAGGCGGGCGAGGCGGCTCGGCGCCGGGTGAGCGCCGACCCCTATACGGAAGAAGCGCATGTCGCTCTGGTCCGCCGTCTGGTTCGTTCGAGCCAGCGCGGCGCGGCGTTGGAGGCCGCGCGAAGCTTCGAGCAGTTTTTCGAGCGGGAGTTTGGCGAAGGCTCCGCTCGGGACGCCCGACGTGCCATGGAGGAATTCCTGGGCGAGATCGGTCCGGCGGCGCCGGTATCCCGCGCGCCGCTCACACCGCCTCCACCGGCGCTTTCTTCCCAATCGGTCTTGCCAGCAGACCCCCTGCCCACGCCGCCCCTTGCGCCGATCCCATTCTGGCTGAGCCGCTTTTTTGGCCGCGAGCGGGAGATGCTTCGTCTCGCCTCTCTCCTGCTGCCGCCCAAGGGATCTGGGGCGCCTCTGCGTCTCACCACGCTGCTTGGACCGGGCGGGACGGGAAAGACACGTCTGGCCGCGGAGTTTGCCCGGCGCGCCGGCGAGCGCTTCGGGCTCTGGCGCGGCTTTGTCCCCTTGGCCGATCTGAACGAGCCGGAACAGATCGCCGCGCGTATCGCGCACAGCCTGCGCCTTCCGCCCGGGGGCGATTCGCAGGAACGGATCGCCGCGTTCTTCGTGAACCGAGAGCGTCCTGAGGGATCGCGCGACCTGTTAGTCCTCGACAACATGGAGCAGCTTCTTGCCGGCGGCGGTGAAGCGTCGGTCGTTCGTATTGTCGCGGAACTGCTGGCCCGCTCCCCCGAATTGACGATCCTCTGCACGTCGCGTCGCCCCTTAGGAGTGCAGGGCGAGCGG from Capsulimonas corticalis harbors:
- a CDS encoding serine/threonine-protein kinase, with amino-acid sequence MELSTQLGPYRLDELTGEGSVAQVYKAWHTELHRYEALKLLRDSMTHEATIVARFLSEARTAAKLQHPNIATIYSVGDGNGSQPYFTMELIEGRDLGEHLRRHGPLTLDDATPLLQQIAEAIDYAHSLGVIHRDIKPANILLGDLPSGGYTVKLVDFGIARVQAEEAAARLTQTGGIVGTPKYISPEQASEQPVDYRADIYSFGVVAYEMLCGRTPFEGPEPATTMALLMAHVYSEPPTPRDLAPSLSQTTSDALLRSLAKSPEARFSACGEFVRVLTAPRAAEPPTTTSPNIVTAPKAAAVESNATRTAARSPRTIWPLVGAAVFGALTLATVFAVTRLSPTAARIGGGAKPAAITRQNAVLTTPIPASDPKQLTALSEKPATPAPLPATQTPLTPLVNHPETAVPAPILPAPRAATHPAATAAHATATAAKPAVNVTKHSPLPMTAHALPHDRHPRSLTLRRRPRLVKARITGRLTNHRNLAAAWDASYHQEMALANSFRAKGDVVQANAMAQNAEDSRRHAFSAAKPRKRRAR